The Macrobrachium rosenbergii isolate ZJJX-2024 chromosome 14, ASM4041242v1, whole genome shotgun sequence sequence CACATAGACCAGCGCCACCTATGGCTGAATGTGTCTTCCAAACGTGGGCTGTGGGTTCGCCACGTCCCCACGCCAacaaatacacatatgtaatttatatatacatatatatgtatatatgtgtatatatatatatatatatatttatttatacatccaCATATTCATAAGAACTATAacgactgaaaaatatttttctctgaattCATTTATACTCCGTTAAAATACTGAAATCACCAAGATACCGAGTCAAGACGCTTGTATACTCGCTTTAAACCGGTTTGCATATCGAAGAGTCTCATTAACCAGAAAACAACCGAATGCGATGTCGTGATGATTTCGTCATTGCTCGTGGTGTTGAATATGTTCTTACAACATTGTGTTGAAATGTTCCTTCCTTCCCAAAGACAAAGAGAGTGAATGAAAATGAGGAGtcagttcttcatttttttttattctttgcatttatgtgaaagttttttcatgtttctgaACGTGTATATACTATGTACTGGaggttaagtttttatttttttattctttgcatttaTGTGAGAGTTTATATATGACTGAACGTGTATACGCTATGTACCATTCACTCATATGATAacaaacgtctttttttttatttttttttgcatttatatgaaAGACTCTGCTGCTATATACTTTTCATACAATATCATACTGAATGAAAAGTATGTAGCATATAGCATAAGTATATagcatatttatatgaaaagtatatagcagtatatatagaTTCATGTCTTTGTATAGCAACTCGATATTTCTGCGAAATTTGGTTTAGTTCTTGATACTGTATTAGAAACGAAGCACATGgatttaaatttgattaaaaaagtcCTGTCTTTGTATAGTAAATCGATATCTGGTGCAAAAGTTGGCCTTAGTTTTAAAAATTGCAGTAGAAACATATAtggatttaaatttaattaaaaaggtCCTGTCTTTGTGTAACAATTCGATACCTGACGCAAAATTTACTCTTAGTTCTTTATAAGCATTAGAAAAGAGGTACATGAATCGAAATTTGATTAAACACGAACTTGCAATTGATAAGAGATTATTCTTATTTAACACTAGATACTCATACTTGGCGTGTTAAGAGGcccttaattcttcttcttttaaattcagtgtatgaaaataaaaattatacattaatacCCCTCTTAATTTTTCAGCTCTCCTCGGAGCTGCCAACCCCCAGCTATTCAAGGACGCCCCCTCGTCCTCTGGCTCTGGATATTCCTACGACGCCCCTGCCCTCAACACAGCCGCCTCCAACTTCAACAGAGTCGCAGCGAACAGGAACCCCGTAGGATCCCTGGCAGACAGCATCCCAGGAGGCGGCGTCCCTGGGCAGGACTACCCGGTCTTGGCTTCTGTGCCTGATACCGGCTTCTCCTGCGCCGGGCAGCAGTTCCCAGGGTACTACGCCGATACCCAAGCCGGCtgccaggtcttccacatctgccagTTCGACGGCAGacaggactccttcctctgccctAATGGCAGCATCTTCAACCAGCAGTACTTCGTCTGCGACTGGTGGTTCAACGTGGACTGCGCCGCCTCCCAGCAGTTCATCAGCCTCAACGCCGAGATCGGCAAGGTTGCTGCAGGAAGCTTGGTGGGATCTGCCTCTAACATCTCGCCCTCCACTGCTTACGGTCCTCCTCGAAGGGGAGGTTCCGCTTCTAATGGCTTCGGTCAAGGGGCATCTGCTTCCAGCTCCTTCGGTCAAGTGGCTGCCGCTTCTAACGCCGTCGGTCAAGTAGCTGCCGCTGGTGGTGGTTCTAGTTCCTTCGGTCAAGTAGCTACTCCTTCCAAGAGCTACGGAGTTCCCAACTAAGACGACAATGAACGACTCGAGACCTCAACGAAGGCTAAGTTTTATAAGGACGACCTGATTCAACCCACTACACACCTGTACTAATTCTTATcatgt is a genomic window containing:
- the LOC136845640 gene encoding uncharacterized protein, with the protein product MTILIMIVMTGWTEEEEEEEEEEEEEEEEEEEEEEEVEEEAKDKNIEEHQGVFSPSPFRVDMMKALILLTSALLGAANPQLFKDAPSSSGSGYSYDAPALNTAASNFNRVAANRNPVGSLADSIPGGGVPGQDYPVLASVPDTGFSCAGQQFPGYYADTQAGCQVFHICQFDGRQDSFLCPNGSIFNQQYFVCDWWFNVDCAASQQFISLNAEIGKVAAGSLVGSASNISPSTAYGPPRRGGSASNGFGQGASASSSFGQVAAASNAVGQVAAAGGGSSSFGQVATPSKSYGVPN